One genomic region from Danio aesculapii chromosome 24, fDanAes4.1, whole genome shotgun sequence encodes:
- the zgc:91999 gene encoding protein kinase C and casein kinase substrate in neurons protein 3: MADPPTGPPEDINKTSFWMPINYVRTVQRTSESYQACKDIIACMKDRAHVERQYARQLTEWSDKWKSITETRPMYGSLLRAWQCFFSSTERLSALHTSVSQSLVSEDGERIHSWQKETFPKKMFCGFRESYDLETAFSRAQKPWVKRLKKLEKARAVYHKSCQREQSAQEKENQAKLKADLSESKLSKIQQTREKATQERTKARDRYEKVLEDVSGFAPRYMEEMESVFDQSQEEERKRISFLKQAFLSIHRHLDITNNESIKAVYSELHHTLMSISEAEDLRWWKNNHGPGMPTDWPKIEEWNPPIKKQKPGKKPKTHKGTEEKAVMIGGVRVRALYTYTGEEPDELSFKSGEEFLKVEDEDDQGWCWGVKEGGAEGFYPANYVLPVK; encoded by the exons ATGGCGGATCCTCCAACAGGCCCACCTGAGGACATCAACAAAACCAGCTTCTGGATG CCAATAAACTATGTCCGGACAGTGCAGAGGACATCAGAGTCGTACCAGGCTTGTAAAGACATCATAGCGTGTATGAAGGACCGGGCTCATGTGGAGCGACAGTACGCCCGACAGCTGACCGAATGGAGCGACAAGTGGAAGTCCATCACTGAGACTC GGCCGATGTACGGGTCTCTGTTGCGGGCCTGGCAGTGCTTTTTCTCTTCCACTGAACGTCTGTCTGCGCTTCACACCTCAGTCTCCCAGTCTCTGGTTTCAGAAGACGGAGAGCGCATCCACTCATGGCAGAAGGAGACGTTCCCAAAGAAAATGTTCTGCGGATTCAGAGAGTCTTATGACCTCGAGACGGCTTTCTCACGCGCTCAGAAGCCCTGGGTGAAAAGATTAAAGAAG CTGGAAAAGGCTCGTGCGGTGTATCATAAGTCATGTCAGAGAGAGCAGAGCGCTCAGGAAAAAGAGAATCAAGCCAAACTCAAGGCCGACCTGAGCGAAAGCAAACTGTCCAAAATCCAGCAGACCAGAGAGAAAGCCACGCAGGAACGCACCAAG GCACGTGATCGCTATGAGAAGGTTCTAGAGGACGTCTCTGGCTTTGCACCAAGATACATGGAGGAAATGGAGTCTGTTTTCGACCAATCACAGGAGGAGGAAAGGAAGAGGATCAGCTTCCTGAAGCAGGCCTTCCTGTCCATTCACAGACACCTCGACATCACCAACAACGAGAG tataaAGGCAGTGTACAGTGAACTCCATCACACACTCATGTCCATCAGTGAAGCTGAAGATCTCCGCTGGTGGAAGAACAACCACGGGCCCGGGATGCCCACTGACTGgcctaaaatagag GAATGGAACCCTCCCATTAAAAAGCAGAAACCAGGAAAGAAACCAAAAACCCACAAAGGAACTGAGGAGAAAGC TGTGATGATTGGAGGTGTACGGGTTCGAGCGCTCTACACCTACACCGGAGAGGAGCCTGATGAGCTCTCCTTCAAATCAG GTGAAGAGTTCCTCAAGGTGGAGGATGAGGATGACCAGGGCTGGTGCTGGGGCGTTAAGGAGGGCGGAGCCGAAGGGTTTTATCCAGCCAATTACGTCCTGCCTGTCAAGTGA